The genomic segment CTTGGATTTGTCCATATACATGCTGCGGGCTTTGTCATAGTAGATGACGCCTTTTTCGCGCTCAAGTTCGAATTTTGTGGTGCGGTCGATGAATGCCGCCATATGTGCGCGGGTGACGATGTCGTTTGGCTTGTACATGCCGGCTGGCGGTGTTGTTGTGATGCCGAGTTCGGCAAGTGTCGTAATGTAACCATAGTTTTGGTTGAGCTTAATGACGTCTTGGAATTTGATGAGGTCATTGTCGTCGACGATGATTTTATAGCCCAATGTCAGTATTTTGGCCATTTGCGCACGTGTCAGTGGGTCGTTCGGGCGGAATTTGTCCCCGTCGGTGAAGATGCCACGTTCGGTGAGTGCGCGGATATGATCGTATGCGCCGTGGGCTGGGCTGACGTCTTGGAAACTTGGTTTGAATGCGGCTGTCGGTTTGGCGTTGATGGCGAGCGCGACGACTTTTGCGGCTTGGGCTCGGGTGACGGGCTCATTGACGCGGTAGGTTCCGTCTGGATAGCCGTTGATGAGACCGCGGGTGGAGATGTTGTTGATGGCTTTGTGCGCCCAGTGTGCGGTTGGCACATCTGTAAATGTGGCAGCTTGTGCGGCTGGTTGGAATGCGATTAGTAGAGTTGCTGAGAGTAGTAGGGTTGGGATGCGTTTTTTCATGGTAGTGCCTCCTTTTTCTATGATTATACTATGTTTTGCGGGCGTATTGAGAGGTTTGTTGTTTGGTTGGAAAAGTTTAAAGCCCCTTGCTGGTGGCGAG from the Sporosarcina psychrophila genome contains:
- a CDS encoding S-layer homology domain-containing protein, producing the protein MKKRIPTLLLSATLLIAFQPAAQAATFTDVPTAHWAHKAINNISTRGLINGYPDGTYRVNEPVTRAQAAKVVALAINAKPTAAFKPSFQDVSPAHGAYDHIRALTERGIFTDGDKFRPNDPLTRAQMAKILTLGYKIIVDDNDLIKFQDVIKLNQNYGYITTLAELGITTTPPAGMYKPNDIVTRAHMAAFIDRTTKFELEREKGVIYYDKARSMYMDKSKPDPIPPVIDDQDNALKTVELVNKQRKQLGVKELILDADLSAIAKAKAQDMAKNNYFDHKSPTYGTVDEMLKKFNYKWTAYGENIARGYIAPESVVKEWMISPTHRANIANNNFTHVGTGYAIDDKGKPYWVQLYTQK